From the Streptomyces sp. KMM 9044 genome, one window contains:
- a CDS encoding DUF4235 domain-containing protein, whose protein sequence is MKSKKKLPLAYKPIGFALGWTSGAVAGMAFQKTWKLIRHEDDAPDALDRDRRWGEILLAAAIQGAIFSVVRSAVNRAGAKAVERSTGSWPAGDKGNA, encoded by the coding sequence ATGAAGAGCAAGAAGAAGCTGCCCCTGGCCTACAAGCCCATCGGGTTCGCGTTGGGCTGGACGAGTGGCGCCGTGGCGGGGATGGCGTTCCAGAAGACGTGGAAGCTGATCCGGCACGAGGACGACGCGCCCGACGCACTGGACCGGGACCGGCGCTGGGGCGAGATCCTGCTGGCCGCCGCGATCCAGGGCGCCATCTTCTCGGTGGTGCGCAGTGCGGTGAACCGGGCGGGCGCCAAGGCCGTCGAACGCTCGACGGGCTCCTGGCCCGCCGGCGACAAGGGCAACGCCTGA
- a CDS encoding ricin-type beta-trefoil lectin domain protein — protein sequence MKDTGLSDSQAPAHTFDVTDEQLGDELRKWTGVAPALHPVGELLDRHWESVFGYARLCTDGPRSAGMLTTAAFTRLFGETLRHNGPSSAWRPQLLVTVRRIAAEWDTDHRRDMLHPGLTASADEGRRPAARLLPPPERRLLSGAFQRLPQSARCLLWHTEVESEPLHVPAGLLALDEEGARIELRRGQERLRDEVLQLHGELASDQECRRYLRLLEVSYRRAGTELDPDLRTHLENCIHCRHAADQLACFTSGLGTALAEGVLGWSAREYAQSRAQAQTADVTDESAAEERPSPEGVIGAAFPGPADGRPDNAGGRFAVSAGEPPAVEGESFTETGRPIPPLPTEAPRTTPTISAALMVPPVQGTAPTAPVPAGAPPTTAARTASRPGTRSRRRAASRTGPRGAVLRAGSRVTRKAARRAARRRNLAAGILTVSGLVVLPLVLWTTGGTDDAAARGEDRLSESPGAAVGNPPDDPSRFHSGEAAKGALRGRLHNTASGLCVGVVGGRAVAGAETELTACSAGSVQQWTYETDGRLRNAAEPDLCLDSRLGYSVRLARCTGEAPKDADSARYDFTVQGTLVPRSGQDLGLAPAATDGSGALVLKARDDTDAQRWAIDAPDPDLQMKVVTWDLVEDEDAS from the coding sequence GTGAAGGACACCGGCCTGTCGGATTCCCAGGCCCCGGCCCACACGTTCGACGTGACGGACGAACAACTGGGCGACGAGTTGCGGAAGTGGACCGGGGTCGCCCCGGCACTGCACCCCGTCGGTGAACTCCTCGACCGACACTGGGAATCGGTCTTCGGTTATGCCCGGCTGTGCACCGATGGCCCGCGCTCCGCCGGCATGCTCACCACCGCCGCGTTCACCCGGCTCTTCGGCGAGACCCTGCGGCACAACGGCCCGAGTTCCGCATGGCGGCCCCAACTCCTCGTCACTGTGCGCCGGATCGCCGCAGAGTGGGACACGGACCACCGGCGCGACATGCTCCACCCCGGTCTCACCGCCTCCGCCGACGAAGGCCGGCGGCCGGCCGCACGGCTTCTGCCACCGCCCGAACGGCGCCTACTGTCAGGGGCGTTCCAACGACTGCCGCAGTCCGCGCGCTGTCTGCTGTGGCACACCGAGGTCGAATCCGAACCGCTCCACGTACCCGCCGGGCTGCTCGCCCTCGACGAGGAGGGTGCCCGCATCGAACTGCGCCGGGGCCAGGAGCGGTTGCGAGACGAAGTCCTCCAGCTTCACGGCGAGCTCGCCTCCGATCAGGAGTGCCGGCGGTATCTGCGCCTGCTGGAGGTGAGCTACCGGCGCGCGGGCACCGAACTCGACCCGGACCTGCGCACCCACCTGGAGAACTGCATCCACTGTCGGCACGCGGCGGACCAACTCGCCTGCTTCACCAGCGGACTCGGTACGGCCCTGGCCGAGGGGGTCCTGGGCTGGAGCGCGCGGGAGTACGCACAGAGCAGGGCACAGGCACAGACGGCCGACGTCACCGACGAGTCGGCCGCCGAGGAGCGGCCGTCGCCCGAGGGCGTCATCGGCGCGGCGTTCCCCGGCCCCGCCGACGGACGTCCGGACAACGCGGGTGGTCGGTTCGCCGTGTCTGCGGGCGAACCTCCGGCGGTGGAGGGCGAGTCGTTCACGGAGACGGGGAGGCCGATCCCACCCCTCCCCACCGAGGCCCCCCGCACCACGCCCACCATCTCCGCGGCCCTCATGGTGCCCCCGGTACAGGGCACTGCCCCGACGGCCCCGGTTCCGGCCGGCGCCCCCCCGACCACCGCGGCGCGGACGGCCTCCCGGCCCGGTACCCGTTCCCGGCGGCGCGCGGCCTCCCGTACCGGTCCTCGCGGTGCCGTGCTCCGCGCCGGCTCCCGTGTCACCCGGAAGGCCGCCCGCCGGGCCGCGCGCCGGCGCAACCTCGCCGCGGGCATCCTCACGGTCAGCGGGCTGGTCGTCCTCCCGCTGGTGCTGTGGACCACGGGCGGTACCGACGACGCCGCCGCACGGGGCGAGGACCGCCTCTCCGAATCCCCCGGTGCCGCCGTGGGCAACCCGCCCGACGACCCGTCGCGGTTCCACTCCGGAGAAGCCGCCAAGGGCGCCCTGCGCGGCCGGCTGCACAACACCGCCTCCGGCCTGTGCGTGGGTGTCGTCGGCGGCCGGGCCGTCGCGGGCGCCGAGACCGAACTCACCGCCTGCTCGGCGGGCAGCGTCCAGCAGTGGACGTACGAGACCGACGGGCGGCTGCGCAACGCCGCGGAACCGGACCTGTGCCTGGACTCCCGCCTCGGCTACTCGGTGCGTTTGGCCCGGTGCACGGGCGAGGCCCCGAAGGACGCCGACAGCGCACGCTACGACTTCACCGTCCAGGGCACCCTGGTGCCCCGCTCCGGCCAGGACCTGGGCCTCGCACCCGCGGCGACCGACGGCTCGGGTGCCCTCGTCCTCAAGGCCCGTGACGACACGGACGCCCAGCGCTGGGCGATCGACGCCCCGGATCCCGATCTCCAGATGAAGGTCGTCACCTGGGACCTCGTCGAGGACGAGGACGCGAGCTAG
- a CDS encoding nuclear transport factor 2 family protein, producing the protein MTETTPTPAAPSAGTRATVEELLRRIGRGAPDHVAELYADPCDWRLDWPEDEHGSTATPWIRHRATRADAAAHYRELAAHHVPDAVATEIGRILVDGDDAVVFGEIRQTARPTGRPYHARFALLLSVRDGLVVRHHVYEDSLSVHRAFAPRPPAGP; encoded by the coding sequence ATGACCGAGACCACGCCGACCCCGGCCGCCCCGTCCGCCGGCACCCGCGCCACCGTGGAGGAACTGCTGCGCCGGATCGGCCGCGGCGCCCCGGACCACGTCGCCGAACTGTATGCCGACCCCTGCGACTGGCGGCTGGACTGGCCGGAGGACGAGCACGGCAGCACCGCGACCCCGTGGATCCGCCACCGGGCCACCCGCGCCGACGCCGCCGCCCACTACCGGGAACTGGCCGCCCACCACGTGCCCGACGCGGTCGCCACCGAGATCGGACGCATCCTGGTCGACGGCGACGACGCGGTGGTGTTCGGCGAGATCCGGCAGACCGCCCGGCCCACCGGACGGCCCTACCACGCGCGCTTCGCCCTGCTGCTCAGCGTCCGGGACGGCCTGGTCGTCCGCCACCACGTCTACGAGGACAGCCTCTCCGTGCACCGGGCATTCGCACCGCGGCCGCCGGCCGGGCCATAG
- a CDS encoding roadblock/LC7 domain-containing protein yields MTHQGNDVSWALRDLVESIQEIRFALVASSDGKAITSFGAEDPDDVDRFAAVVAGLQALAQPVAEQFPVYAGQLRLAMIEVDGGHLFVVRAGVETYLGVLAREGLDQGLLGHQMRDLARRMGELLGTTVRLEEHSG; encoded by the coding sequence ATGACGCATCAGGGAAACGACGTGAGCTGGGCACTCCGCGATCTCGTCGAGAGTATCCAGGAGATCCGTTTCGCCCTTGTGGCCTCCAGCGACGGCAAGGCCATCACCTCCTTCGGGGCGGAGGACCCCGACGACGTGGACCGCTTCGCGGCCGTGGTCGCCGGCCTGCAGGCACTGGCCCAGCCGGTCGCCGAACAGTTCCCCGTCTACGCGGGGCAACTGCGGTTGGCGATGATCGAGGTGGACGGCGGCCATCTGTTCGTGGTCCGCGCGGGCGTGGAGACCTACCTCGGCGTCCTCGCCCGCGAGGGCCTGGACCAGGGCCTGCTCGGGCACCAGATGAGGGACCTCGCCCGCAGGATGGGCGAGCTGCTCGGCACCACCGTGCGCCTGGAGGAGCACTCTGGATGA
- a CDS encoding GTP-binding protein, which produces MDLKGFDQAGPRTAGDTRSVKVMIAGGFGTGKTTMVRSVSDIKPLTTEETLTQASAGVDRLVGVADKTETTVSLDFGKIGINDSLVLYLFGTPGQERFWFLWNGLFKGALGAVVLVDTRRLASSFRAIEEMERQSVPFVIALNVFPDSKDYPVDEIRDALDIPGHIPVVAFDARDRSASRDVLVTLIHHLRDRSAVAAESR; this is translated from the coding sequence GTGGACTTGAAAGGCTTTGACCAAGCCGGCCCCCGAACGGCCGGGGACACCCGCTCGGTGAAGGTGATGATCGCCGGCGGCTTCGGCACCGGGAAGACCACGATGGTCCGGTCGGTCAGCGACATCAAGCCGCTCACCACCGAGGAGACCCTCACCCAGGCCAGCGCCGGCGTCGACCGGCTCGTGGGCGTCGCCGACAAGACGGAGACCACCGTCAGCCTGGACTTCGGCAAGATCGGCATCAACGACAGCCTGGTGCTGTACCTGTTCGGCACGCCCGGCCAGGAACGCTTCTGGTTCCTGTGGAACGGGCTGTTCAAGGGGGCGCTCGGCGCGGTCGTGCTGGTCGACACCCGGCGGCTTGCCTCCAGTTTCCGGGCGATCGAGGAGATGGAACGGCAGAGCGTGCCCTTCGTCATCGCTCTCAACGTCTTCCCCGACTCCAAGGACTATCCGGTGGACGAGATCCGGGACGCCCTGGACATCCCCGGGCACATCCCGGTCGTGGCCTTCGACGCACGCGACCGGTCCGCCAGTCGCGACGTGCTCGTCACCCTCATCCACCATCTGCGGGACCGCTCGGCCGTGGCCGCGGAGTCCCGGTGA
- a CDS encoding VOC family protein, giving the protein MSTVPAAVVVLDCAEPEKLAEFYREFLAAEVVQANANRVEIRAADGFRLALRRDATATAPSWPRPENSLQAHLEFEVDDLDAAERRIVGLGGRPVETKDATGPLEERGYSDPSGHSFILRCEVPVAPKLG; this is encoded by the coding sequence ATGTCGACCGTGCCTGCGGCAGTGGTGGTGCTCGACTGCGCCGAGCCCGAGAAACTCGCCGAGTTCTACCGCGAGTTCCTGGCGGCGGAGGTGGTGCAGGCCAACGCCAACCGGGTCGAGATCCGGGCCGCCGACGGCTTTCGGCTGGCACTGCGCCGGGACGCCACCGCCACCGCGCCGAGCTGGCCGCGCCCCGAGAACTCGCTCCAGGCACACCTGGAGTTCGAGGTCGACGACCTGGACGCCGCGGAACGCCGGATCGTGGGCCTTGGAGGCCGCCCGGTGGAGACGAAGGACGCCACGGGCCCCCTGGAGGAACGCGGCTACTCCGATCCGTCCGGGCACTCCTTCATCCTGCGCTGCGAGGTGCCGGTGGCGCCGAAACTGGGCTGA
- a CDS encoding 7-epi-alpha-eudesmol synthase, giving the protein MSQDVRFDLPFNTPVSEHLEYARARHLRWVWDMGLVRSRAGFDEYRSWDLPQAAARTYPYASAEDMVVLMNWFSLAFLFDDQFDTGRPDRADVIADVARELVVVPLRPAGSTPRVVCPVTVAWAQVWERLSHGMSLTWQNRFAASWGRFLVAHCEEVDLAARGLTGTLGLDEYALFRRRTVGIHHSIDAGERSRGFEVPARVMAHPLMERMRDLAADTIGFMNDIHSFERERRRGDGHNLIAVLHRERGCSWEEAAAEAYRMTTACLEEYLELEARVPRMCDELGLDADERERADKGVQVIQHWIGGNYEWALTSGRYAASKEGAVATAEQAGRGSVDDLLTV; this is encoded by the coding sequence ATGTCTCAGGACGTCCGGTTCGACCTCCCTTTCAACACCCCGGTCAGCGAGCACCTGGAGTACGCGCGGGCGCGTCATCTGCGCTGGGTGTGGGACATGGGGCTGGTGCGCAGCCGGGCCGGTTTCGACGAGTACCGCTCCTGGGACCTGCCACAGGCCGCGGCTCGCACCTACCCGTACGCCTCGGCCGAGGACATGGTCGTCCTGATGAACTGGTTCTCACTGGCTTTCCTGTTCGACGACCAGTTCGACACCGGACGGCCGGACCGGGCGGACGTGATAGCCGACGTGGCGCGGGAGCTCGTCGTCGTCCCCCTGCGGCCGGCGGGGAGTACGCCCCGGGTGGTCTGCCCGGTCACGGTGGCCTGGGCACAGGTTTGGGAGCGCCTCTCGCATGGCATGTCCCTGACCTGGCAGAACCGGTTCGCCGCGTCCTGGGGCCGGTTTCTGGTGGCCCACTGTGAGGAGGTCGACCTGGCGGCCCGCGGACTGACCGGGACGCTCGGCCTCGACGAGTACGCCCTGTTCCGGCGTCGCACCGTCGGCATTCACCACAGCATCGACGCCGGTGAGCGCAGCCGCGGATTCGAGGTGCCGGCCCGGGTGATGGCCCACCCCCTGATGGAGCGGATGCGTGATCTGGCCGCGGACACCATCGGGTTCATGAACGACATCCACTCCTTCGAGCGGGAACGGCGCCGGGGGGACGGCCACAACCTGATCGCGGTACTGCACCGGGAGCGCGGCTGCTCGTGGGAGGAGGCCGCGGCCGAGGCGTACCGCATGACGACCGCCTGTCTGGAGGAGTACCTGGAGTTGGAGGCACGGGTGCCCCGTATGTGCGACGAGCTCGGGCTCGACGCGGACGAGCGCGAGCGGGCGGACAAGGGTGTGCAGGTCATCCAGCACTGGATCGGGGGCAACTACGAGTGGGCTCTGACCAGCGGCCGGTACGCGGCGTCGAAGGAGGGTGCGGTGGCCACGGCCGAGCAGGCTGGCCGCGGCTCGGTCGACGATCTGCTGACCGTGTGA
- a CDS encoding cytochrome P450, translating into MSDPAGRNGPGATRGCPVAHHGADLARLYGPDLAADPVGLHERLRKEHGPVAPVLLEGDVPAWLVLGYRDNRRVLDNPRQFTRDARIWRDQRDGRVADTSPLVPMLGWRPDCVSQDGEPHRRLRGAVTDGLQAATGRGIRRHATHFANKEIDAFADTGRADLVSDYADYLPMLVITRVLGLPEAEGRDLVESCAQVLKGGEDAVTHDIRIQEMLGALVVRKRSEPGSDLTTALMAHHAGLDEDEVVSHLRLVLIAGHTTTSNLLARVLQLVLTETARLSGLISGRLNISAVVEEVMWNSPPLAVLPGRFATSDLEIGGHRMREGDLLLLGLAAGNRDPEIRPDTGVSVQGNQSHLAFSGGPHECPGQNIGRAIIEIAVDVLLHRLRDLRLAVPPDELASTASTWETRLDRLPVEFSAA; encoded by the coding sequence GTGAGCGACCCGGCCGGGAGGAACGGCCCCGGCGCCACCCGAGGCTGCCCCGTCGCCCACCACGGCGCGGACCTCGCCCGGCTGTACGGGCCGGATCTGGCCGCCGATCCGGTCGGCCTCCACGAGCGGCTGCGCAAGGAACACGGACCGGTCGCGCCGGTGCTCCTGGAAGGCGACGTGCCGGCCTGGCTGGTGCTCGGCTACCGGGACAACCGGCGGGTCCTCGACAACCCCCGCCAGTTCACCCGGGACGCCCGGATCTGGCGCGACCAGCGTGATGGGCGTGTCGCGGACACCTCACCGCTTGTCCCGATGCTCGGCTGGCGCCCCGACTGCGTCTCCCAGGACGGCGAACCGCACCGCAGGCTGCGCGGGGCCGTCACCGACGGGCTCCAGGCCGCCACCGGCCGCGGTATCCGCCGGCACGCCACGCACTTCGCCAACAAGGAGATCGACGCCTTCGCCGACACCGGACGTGCCGACCTGGTGAGCGACTACGCCGACTATCTGCCGATGCTGGTCATCACCCGAGTCCTGGGGCTGCCCGAGGCCGAGGGGCGTGACCTGGTCGAGTCCTGCGCCCAGGTCCTCAAGGGGGGCGAGGACGCCGTCACGCACGACATACGCATCCAGGAGATGCTCGGCGCGCTCGTCGTCCGCAAGCGGTCCGAACCCGGCAGCGACCTCACCACCGCCCTGATGGCCCACCACGCCGGGCTCGACGAGGACGAGGTGGTCAGCCATCTGCGCCTGGTGCTGATCGCCGGGCACACCACCACCAGCAACCTGCTCGCCCGGGTGCTCCAACTGGTCCTCACCGAAACCGCCCGGCTGTCCGGGCTGATCAGCGGTCGGCTGAACATCTCGGCGGTGGTCGAGGAGGTCATGTGGAACAGCCCGCCGCTCGCGGTGCTGCCGGGCCGTTTCGCCACCAGCGACCTGGAGATCGGCGGACACCGGATGCGGGAGGGCGATCTGCTGCTCCTGGGTCTCGCGGCGGGCAACCGGGACCCCGAGATCCGCCCGGACACCGGGGTGTCCGTCCAGGGCAACCAGTCGCACCTGGCGTTCAGCGGGGGACCGCACGAATGCCCCGGCCAGAACATCGGCCGGGCCATCATCGAGATCGCCGTGGACGTGCTGCTGCACCGGCTGCGGGACCTGCGCCTCGCGGTGCCGCCGGACGAGCTGGCCTCCACGGCCTCCACCTGGGAGACCCGGCTGGACCGCCTGCCGGTCGAGTTCAGCGCCGCCTGA
- a CDS encoding DUF742 domain-containing protein has protein sequence MSAPRRPSDPSGLERYYVLTGGRSGPGGSASSLDVATLVVSRSVPVPGMQHEHEEIVRRCREPLSVAELGAHLGLPFNILAVLLSDLLDGGRVEVRDPVPAHDAGRGPDLTLLEEVLSGLERL, from the coding sequence ATGAGTGCTCCCCGACGGCCGTCGGACCCGTCCGGTCTTGAGCGCTACTACGTCCTCACCGGAGGGCGCAGCGGACCGGGCGGTTCGGCGTCGAGTCTCGACGTGGCGACTCTTGTCGTCTCCCGCTCGGTCCCCGTACCGGGGATGCAGCACGAGCACGAGGAGATCGTCCGGCGCTGCCGTGAACCGCTCTCCGTGGCCGAACTCGGCGCCCACCTCGGGCTGCCGTTCAACATTCTCGCCGTACTGCTGTCGGACCTGCTGGACGGAGGCCGCGTCGAAGTCCGTGACCCCGTTCCGGCCCACGACGCCGGCCGCGGGCCCGACCTCACGCTCCTTGAGGAGGTACTCAGTGGACTTGAAAGGCTTTGA